One Salvelinus fontinalis isolate EN_2023a chromosome 11, ASM2944872v1, whole genome shotgun sequence DNA window includes the following coding sequences:
- the LOC129864693 gene encoding uncharacterized protein LOC129864693, whose translation MTSSLYVGQDSYYSNNFIKDFTETKRLGVRRGDYSCNLTISKTEPGDSATYYCSTTAIYELTYGEGTVLIVKDSESNSMSLLQQPVSETVQLGDSVTLNCTIHTETCVGEHSVYWFRHGSGESSPAIIYTHGYRSDQCEKRPEAGSPTQSCVYNLPKRNLSLSDAGTYYCAVASCGEILFGNGTKLDILLGVTFTLIIVLVCIMYKMNNTTCVQCRGLVSQSRGSAVTRLDTGDQDGDSLHYVALNLSNKKNRSRRQRGHMETVVYAGIRQ comes from the exons ATGACGTCATCTCTTTATGTTGGCCAAGATAGTTATTACTCCAACAACTTTATCAAGGACTTTACTGAGACCAAACGTTtgggtgtgaggagaggagactacagcTGTAACTTGACCATATCCAAGACAGAGCCAGGGGACTCAGCTACATACTATTGTTCCACTACAGCCATCTATGAGCTCACATATGGAGAGGGAACTGTATTAATTGTCAAAG ACTCAGAGTCCAACAGCATGTCTTTGCTCCAGCAGCCTGTGTCTGAGACAGTCCAGCTAGGAGACTCTGTGACTCTGAACTGTACAATACACACTGAGACCTGTGTAGGAGAACACAGTGTCTATTGGTTCAGACATGGCTCAGGAGAATCCAGTCCAGCAATCATTTACACCCATGGATACAGGAGTGATCAGTGTGAGAAGAGACCTGAGGCTGGGTCTCCTACACAGAGCTGTGTCTACAACCTCCCCAAGAGGAACCTCAGCCTCTCTGATGCTGGGACTTACTACTGTGCTGTGGCCTCATGTGGGGAGATACTGTTTGGGAACGGGACCAAGCTGGACATTT TATTGGGAGTCACGTTCACCTTGATCATTGTCCTGGTTTGCATCATGTACAAGATGAACAACACAACATGTGTGCAGTGCAGAG GACTCGTCTCACAGTCCAGAGGTTCTGCAGTTACCAGGTTAGACACAGGG GACCAAGATGGAGACAGTCTCCATTACGTAGCTCTGAATCTGAGCAACAAGAAGAACAGGTCTAGAAGACAGAGAGGTCACATGGAGACAGTGGTGTACGCTGGAATTAGACAGTAA